From the Hymenobacter yonginensis genome, one window contains:
- a CDS encoding DUF4271 domain-containing protein, whose product MSRRHRSTWVSAQHWLLCLLCLLAGYSAPAAEYRPLPPALRSGLSPDWLIHDEGRNRLVLYLPDYHAPAHAYYQWLTLRPQRPFIVSFTARSGQSLFLDNRLVFTAPKASDYTLDLARLLPAGSVPGPHLLCVWHPQVAPNLSSFVNVRTADPTAQPGLVKTPAAQLLAQPLARSHPGENVFLLFLLLIGLLYGSIRAVYQPGFARIYQVDNVWSKSTAEQEFLVKPTVTWLNILLVLVFSLSFALLLVAIHTNVQNIAVLQRLFDVPESALVLRILLYTATIAAFVMGKYLFLELMGYIFDVGELVVVQYREFIRTLLFLGLCLPLVMLLYLGLNQTLPAAVLWVSNGVVSLLLVGTVIRVARTIHRRSSLLNLHLFSYLCATEVIPLVILLKLIVFTY is encoded by the coding sequence ATGAGTCGCCGGCACCGCAGCACCTGGGTATCAGCACAGCACTGGCTCCTGTGCCTGCTGTGCCTGCTGGCTGGCTACTCCGCCCCGGCCGCCGAGTACCGGCCGCTGCCCCCCGCCTTGCGCAGTGGCCTCTCGCCCGACTGGCTCATCCACGATGAGGGTCGCAACCGGCTCGTACTCTACCTGCCCGATTATCATGCCCCGGCGCACGCCTATTACCAGTGGCTGACGTTGCGGCCTCAGCGCCCCTTTATCGTGTCGTTCACGGCCCGCAGCGGGCAGAGCCTTTTTCTTGATAACCGGCTGGTATTCACGGCGCCGAAGGCTTCAGATTATACGCTGGACCTTGCCCGGCTGCTTCCGGCGGGCTCGGTGCCCGGGCCGCATCTGCTCTGTGTGTGGCACCCGCAGGTGGCCCCCAACCTCAGCTCCTTCGTAAACGTCCGTACGGCAGACCCCACGGCGCAGCCCGGGCTGGTAAAAACGCCCGCCGCCCAACTGCTGGCCCAGCCGCTGGCGCGCAGCCACCCCGGCGAAAATGTATTTCTGCTGTTTCTGCTCCTGATTGGGTTGCTCTACGGCAGCATTCGGGCCGTGTATCAGCCCGGGTTTGCGCGTATCTACCAGGTTGACAACGTGTGGAGCAAGTCCACCGCCGAGCAGGAATTTCTTGTCAAGCCTACCGTAACCTGGCTCAATATCTTGCTAGTGCTGGTGTTCTCGCTGTCGTTTGCGTTGCTGCTGGTAGCCATTCACACCAACGTGCAGAACATTGCCGTGCTGCAGCGTCTGTTCGATGTGCCTGAATCTGCCTTGGTGCTGCGGATACTGCTCTACACTGCCACTATTGCGGCCTTCGTGATGGGTAAATACCTCTTCCTGGAGCTGATGGGCTATATTTTCGACGTTGGTGAGCTGGTAGTCGTCCAATACCGGGAATTCATCCGGACGCTGCTTTTCCTGGGGCTCTGCCTGCCGCTGGTTATGCTGCTCTACCTGGGCCTCAACCAAACGCTGCCGGCGGCGGTGCTATGGGTATCCAACGGCGTGGTTTCCTTGCTGTTGGTAGGTACGGTTATTCGCGTAGCCCGCACAATTCATCGCAGATCCTCCCTGCTGAATCTGCATTTGTTTTCGTACCTTTGCGCCACAGAAGTGATTCCATTGGTCATTCTGCTCAAGTTGATCGTTTTCACCTACTAA
- a CDS encoding uroporphyrinogen-III synthase, which produces MAESKDKPGTGRHANRISSILVTQPKPTNDVSPYFSIAEKYGIKVDFREFIDVQPVSYKDFRKEKVNILEHTAVIFTSRNAVDHFFRICQEAKLEMPAEMKYFCISEQTANYLQKYIVLRKRKLFVGQRTAVDLFEVIKKHKTEKFLYPCSDIRKDDIPEFMRANGFKFTEAVIYRTVASDLSDLSDVKYDCIAFFSPSGISSLFINFPDFEQNGTRIAAFGPTTAKAVIDAGLELDIEAPHPNAPSMTGAIEAYIRHHHSPDVGKEKNKSGKQSA; this is translated from the coding sequence ATGGCCGAGAGCAAAGACAAACCGGGTACGGGCCGTCATGCTAACCGAATCAGCAGCATTCTTGTCACCCAGCCTAAGCCCACCAATGATGTGTCGCCTTATTTCTCCATTGCGGAGAAGTACGGTATCAAAGTGGATTTCCGGGAATTTATTGACGTTCAGCCGGTTTCGTATAAAGATTTTCGTAAGGAAAAAGTAAATATTCTGGAACACACGGCGGTGATTTTCACCAGCCGCAATGCCGTCGACCACTTCTTCCGCATCTGCCAGGAAGCCAAGCTGGAGATGCCGGCCGAGATGAAGTATTTCTGCATCTCCGAGCAGACTGCTAACTACCTGCAGAAGTATATCGTGCTGCGCAAGCGCAAGCTGTTTGTTGGCCAGCGTACCGCAGTCGACCTGTTCGAGGTGATCAAGAAGCATAAGACGGAGAAGTTCCTGTATCCGTGCTCCGACATCCGTAAGGACGATATTCCAGAGTTCATGCGGGCCAACGGCTTCAAGTTCACGGAAGCCGTCATCTACCGCACCGTCGCCAGCGACCTGTCGGATCTGTCGGATGTGAAGTACGACTGCATCGCCTTCTTCAGCCCTTCCGGCATCAGCTCGCTGTTCATCAATTTCCCTGATTTCGAACAGAATGGCACGCGTATCGCCGCTTTCGGCCCCACCACTGCCAAAGCCGTGATAGACGCCGGGCTAGAACTGGATATCGAAGCGCCCCATCCCAATGCGCCGTCCATGACCGGTGCCATCGAGGCGTACATCCGCCACCACCACAGCCCGGACGTAGGCAAGGAGAAAAATAAGTCGGGCAAGCAAAGCGCTTAG
- a CDS encoding PorP/SprF family type IX secretion system membrane protein translates to MKGTLLSLLFLTAAAGTAFGQQQPQFTHYGFNGMYLNPAYAGIKGQGEITTIGRYQYLGYNASFDDGGSPQTGLLTASLPVRAIGGGLGLSVSYDKFAVMKMVNAQLSYSKHIKVGEGTLGLGIQGLFNNLSSGKHRFIDPNDPSVPLEGSDNKFDVGAGLWYESPTLYAGLSANNLLRSKYRFRSEAGDNTAQFIAENHSYLTAGYNIEASSSVVVTPSVLVKMVMPGKFGDSGKFTFKNNSYEANVRATFNDKFWGGLGYRYQESFTGMAGLALAKDNALRIGYAFDFVAFNQDARALSSHEIMLSYRLPKPGMLIRPAIRTPRYSF, encoded by the coding sequence ATGAAAGGAACTCTACTTTCTTTGCTATTTCTGACTGCGGCTGCAGGTACCGCTTTTGGCCAGCAGCAACCCCAGTTTACGCACTATGGCTTCAATGGTATGTACCTCAATCCTGCTTACGCAGGCATTAAAGGGCAAGGAGAGATAACTACAATCGGGCGTTACCAATACCTGGGGTACAATGCGTCATTCGACGATGGTGGCTCCCCCCAAACCGGCCTTCTCACCGCTTCGCTGCCGGTTCGGGCTATTGGTGGGGGCCTTGGGCTGAGCGTGAGCTACGATAAATTCGCCGTAATGAAAATGGTGAATGCGCAGCTTTCGTATTCCAAGCACATAAAAGTAGGCGAAGGGACGCTGGGCTTGGGTATCCAAGGGTTGTTCAACAACCTGAGCAGCGGTAAGCACCGCTTTATCGACCCCAATGATCCGAGTGTGCCATTGGAAGGCTCTGATAATAAGTTTGATGTAGGCGCTGGCCTGTGGTACGAGTCGCCTACGCTTTACGCTGGTCTGAGCGCCAACAACCTGCTGCGCTCCAAATACAGATTCAGGAGCGAAGCTGGCGACAACACCGCCCAGTTCATTGCTGAAAACCATTCGTACCTGACTGCCGGCTACAATATCGAAGCGTCTTCTTCCGTTGTGGTAACACCCTCTGTATTAGTGAAGATGGTGATGCCCGGTAAGTTTGGCGACAGCGGCAAGTTTACGTTCAAAAACAACTCATACGAGGCAAACGTCCGGGCGACGTTCAACGACAAGTTCTGGGGTGGCCTCGGCTACCGCTACCAGGAATCCTTCACGGGCATGGCTGGCCTGGCGCTGGCCAAGGATAACGCACTGCGAATCGGTTATGCGTTTGATTTTGTTGCATTTAACCAAGATGCTCGTGCACTCAGCTCGCACGAGATTATGCTGTCCTACCGTCTGCCCAAGCCTGGTATGCTCATCCGGCCGGCCATCCGTACGCCACGGTATAGTTTCTAG